The Paraburkholderia sp. ZP32-5 genome includes a window with the following:
- a CDS encoding IS30 family transposase has protein sequence MKQRPRIYYSETQKALMWDRWRKGDTIHQIAKLFDRGHSSIQRILSENGGIQPPQRHRAPQALTLAEREEISRSLVSGLSIRSIAARLGRAPSTISRELQRNGGSQGYRASQADAIAWQRARRPKVCKLMRNQTLARVVAAKLKLQWSPEQIAGWLRHAYAVNKDYLVSHETIYRSLYIQARGALKKELLEHLRRFRTMRRSRHHTLKTEGRTNIRDAVSISERPATAEDRAIPGHWEGDLLYGNATSQIATLVERQSRFVMLVKVPSKDSAAVVDALIRHASKLPRELYRSLTWDRGSEMAEHHRFSVATDIEVYFCDPHHPWQRGSNENTNGLLRQYFPKGTDLSAYSQAGLDAVARRLNERPRKTLDFDTPAERFNQIVASTG, from the coding sequence ATGAAACAGCGACCGAGAATTTATTACTCCGAGACCCAGAAAGCGCTGATGTGGGACCGATGGCGCAAGGGCGATACGATTCATCAGATTGCCAAACTGTTTGATCGGGGCCATTCTTCGATTCAGCGAATACTATCGGAGAACGGTGGCATCCAGCCGCCGCAAAGGCACCGTGCGCCACAGGCATTGACGCTCGCGGAGCGCGAGGAGATTTCCCGTTCACTGGTGTCCGGATTGTCGATCCGGTCAATAGCAGCCAGGCTGGGACGCGCCCCTTCCACTATAAGTCGTGAGTTGCAGCGCAACGGGGGCAGCCAGGGCTATCGGGCAAGCCAGGCGGATGCGATCGCGTGGCAGCGGGCACGACGGCCGAAGGTTTGCAAACTTATGCGAAACCAGACGCTGGCGCGAGTTGTCGCTGCAAAGCTGAAGTTGCAGTGGTCCCCTGAGCAGATTGCCGGTTGGCTCAGGCATGCTTATGCGGTCAACAAGGACTATCTGGTGTCGCACGAGACAATCTACCGGAGCCTCTATATTCAAGCTCGTGGTGCCCTGAAAAAAGAACTGCTTGAGCACTTGCGACGCTTTCGAACCATGCGCCGATCCCGTCATCACACACTGAAAACTGAGGGTCGCACGAACATTCGCGACGCCGTGTCGATCAGTGAACGCCCCGCGACGGCGGAGGATCGCGCAATACCTGGGCACTGGGAAGGTGACTTGCTGTATGGCAACGCGACGAGCCAGATTGCAACTCTCGTCGAACGTCAAAGTCGATTCGTGATGCTGGTAAAAGTGCCCAGCAAGGATTCTGCGGCTGTGGTCGACGCGCTGATACGACACGCCAGCAAACTCCCGAGAGAACTCTATAGATCGCTGACGTGGGACAGGGGATCGGAAATGGCGGAGCACCACCGCTTTAGCGTTGCAACCGACATTGAGGTCTATTTCTGCGACCCACATCATCCCTGGCAACGCGGTTCGAACGAAAATACGAATGGGCTTCTGAGGCAATACTTCCCCAAGGGTACTGATCTGTCTGCTTACTCACAGGCCGGACTGGATGCCGTCGCCAGGCGGCTCAACGAACGTCCCCGAAAAACACTAGACTTCGATACGCCGGCTGAGCGATTTAACCAAATCGTTGCATCGACCGGTTGA
- the panS gene encoding ketopantoate/pantoate/pantothenate transporter PanS, which yields MLARVTRLFPLWAVLVSIAAYFSPASFSGVAPHVTTLLTIIMLAMGVTLSASDFLRVFTRPAPVIAGIVLHYLVMPLAAWGIAKALRMPPDLTAGMVLVGSVASGTASNVMIYLARGDVALSVTISALSTLVGVFATPLLTRLYVDASIVVDVHGMLMSILQIVALPIVVGLVVNHLFRKLVRAIEPILPLISMVAIVLIIGAVVGGTQKSIASVGLVVMLGVVLHNGIGLLGGYWGGRLLGFDEAICRTLAIEVGMQNSGLAATLGKLYFTPLAALPGALFSVWHNLSGSLLAGVWAGRPAKGSTHADGERAQGVAQRG from the coding sequence ATGCTTGCCCGCGTCACCCGCCTGTTCCCGCTCTGGGCCGTGCTCGTCTCGATCGCCGCCTACTTCTCGCCCGCGTCGTTCTCCGGCGTCGCGCCGCACGTCACGACGCTGCTGACGATCATCATGCTGGCGATGGGCGTCACGCTGTCCGCTTCCGACTTCCTGCGCGTGTTCACGCGTCCCGCGCCGGTGATCGCCGGCATCGTGCTGCACTACCTCGTGATGCCGCTCGCCGCGTGGGGCATCGCCAAGGCGCTGCGCATGCCGCCCGACCTGACCGCCGGCATGGTGCTGGTCGGCAGCGTCGCGAGCGGCACCGCGTCGAACGTGATGATCTATCTGGCGCGCGGCGATGTCGCGTTGTCGGTGACGATCAGCGCGCTGTCGACGCTTGTCGGCGTATTCGCGACGCCGCTGCTCACGCGGCTTTACGTCGACGCGTCGATCGTCGTCGACGTGCACGGCATGCTGATGAGCATCCTGCAGATCGTCGCGCTACCGATCGTCGTCGGTCTCGTCGTCAACCATCTGTTCCGCAAGCTCGTGCGCGCGATCGAACCGATCCTGCCGCTGATATCGATGGTCGCGATCGTGCTGATCATCGGCGCGGTGGTCGGCGGCACGCAGAAGAGCATTGCGTCGGTCGGCCTCGTCGTGATGCTCGGCGTGGTGCTGCACAACGGCATCGGCCTGCTCGGCGGTTACTGGGGCGGGCGCCTGCTCGGCTTCGACGAAGCGATCTGCCGTACGCTCGCGATCGAAGTCGGCATGCAGAACTCCGGCCTCGCCGCGACGCTCGGCAAGCTGTACTTCACGCCGCTCGCGGCGTTGCCGGGCGCGCTGTTCTCGGTGTGGCACAACCTGTCGGGCTCGTTGCTCGCGGGCGTCTGGGCGGGGCGCCCGGCCAAGGGCTCGACGCATGCCGATGGTGAGCGCGCGCAGGGCGTCGCGCAGCGCGGCTAA
- a CDS encoding phospholipase D family protein — translation MQGHLEQNQNTLSRQRAFGTTRLFFLLCCTAAFLTACATRPPATAFDRELTHALPASADTPLRHALAPLEAKHPQQSGFRVLSSGTDALQMRIALARAATKTLDMQYYIANEDTTGKLLLGAALYAADHGVRVRMLVDDLNFKDIDRVMAGLNTHENIEIRVFNPFGSAQEGMFERTTNLFTQIGHFTRRMHNKAMIADNQLAIVGGRNLGDEYFSASDTLQFRDLDVLAAGPIVADVSASFDDYWNSSLAYPLRVLNKQKFDAKELDQTRDDLRQHWRTNADPYNAKPLNATPLAAQITSEQLGLTWAPAEFKADLPEKIEHPSPDYVSPPMQRLRELMSDARHDFLVVSPYFVPHDAGVKAASELTQRGIHIAVLTNSLAATDAVAVQAGYSPYRVPLLKAGVDLYEFKPDAQAPMSFAGSRSRASLHAKTYVIDHQILVIGSMNLDPRSANLNTELALVIHSPELANQVAQIFARAIQPSESYHVTLADQAQLAYLRSIGAPLSPLVWTDVENGEKRTYIFDPQAGFYRNALTGLFSLLPVNSEL, via the coding sequence GTGCAGGGGCATCTCGAACAGAACCAGAACACACTGAGCCGCCAGCGGGCATTCGGCACCACGAGACTTTTTTTCCTGCTGTGCTGTACGGCGGCATTTCTGACCGCCTGCGCGACCCGCCCACCCGCCACCGCATTCGATCGCGAACTCACGCACGCGCTGCCCGCAAGCGCCGACACCCCATTGCGTCACGCGCTCGCGCCGCTCGAAGCGAAACATCCACAGCAATCGGGCTTTCGCGTGCTGTCGAGCGGCACCGACGCGCTGCAGATGCGCATCGCGCTTGCGCGCGCGGCGACGAAGACCCTCGACATGCAGTACTACATCGCCAACGAGGACACCACCGGCAAGCTGCTGCTCGGCGCCGCGCTGTATGCGGCCGATCACGGCGTGCGCGTGCGCATGCTCGTCGACGATCTGAACTTCAAGGACATCGACCGCGTGATGGCGGGGCTGAACACGCACGAGAACATCGAGATTCGCGTGTTCAATCCGTTCGGCAGCGCGCAGGAAGGCATGTTCGAGCGCACCACCAATCTGTTCACGCAGATCGGTCACTTCACGCGCCGCATGCACAACAAGGCGATGATCGCGGACAACCAGTTGGCGATCGTCGGCGGGCGCAATCTCGGCGACGAATACTTCAGCGCGAGCGACACGCTGCAGTTCCGCGACCTCGACGTGCTCGCGGCGGGCCCGATCGTCGCGGATGTGTCGGCGAGTTTCGACGACTACTGGAACAGCAGCCTCGCCTATCCGCTGCGCGTGCTGAACAAGCAGAAGTTCGATGCGAAGGAACTCGACCAGACGCGCGACGACCTGCGCCAGCACTGGCGCACCAATGCCGATCCGTACAACGCCAAGCCGCTGAACGCGACGCCGCTCGCCGCGCAGATCACGAGCGAGCAGTTGGGCCTGACCTGGGCGCCGGCCGAATTCAAGGCGGATCTGCCGGAGAAGATCGAGCACCCGTCACCGGATTACGTGAGCCCGCCGATGCAGCGGCTGCGCGAACTGATGAGCGACGCGCGGCACGACTTCCTCGTCGTGTCGCCGTACTTCGTGCCGCACGACGCGGGCGTGAAGGCGGCCAGCGAACTGACCCAGCGCGGCATCCACATCGCGGTGCTGACCAATTCGCTTGCCGCGACCGATGCGGTCGCCGTGCAGGCCGGCTACAGCCCGTATCGCGTGCCGCTGCTGAAGGCCGGCGTCGATCTGTATGAATTCAAGCCGGATGCGCAGGCGCCGATGAGCTTCGCGGGCTCGCGCTCGCGCGCGAGTCTGCACGCGAAGACCTACGTGATCGACCACCAGATTCTCGTGATCGGCTCGATGAATCTCGACCCGCGTTCGGCGAATCTGAACACCGAACTCGCGCTCGTGATCCATAGCCCGGAGCTCGCGAATCAGGTCGCGCAAATCTTCGCGCGCGCGATCCAGCCGAGCGAAAGCTATCACGTGACGCTCGCCGATCAGGCGCAGCTCGCGTATCTGCGCTCGATCGGCGCGCCGCTGTCGCCGCTCGTGTGGACCGACGTCGAAAACGGCGAGAAGCGCACCTACATTTTCGATCCGCAAGCAGGTTTTTACCGCAACGCGCTAACGGGTCTATTCTCGTTATTGCCCGTCAACTCTGAACTTTGA
- the fumC gene encoding class II fumarate hydratase, which produces MTEDVRMERDTFGEIAVPNARLWGAQTQRSLQNFKISTEKQSPELITALAVIKRSAAEVNLGLGVLDEQKARAIMQAADEIIDGKHAGEFPLAVWQTGSGTQTNMNLNEVIANRASELLGGERGEARKVHPNDDVNRGQSSNDVFPTAMHVAAAYAIVKHLQPALKTLRNTLDGKAKAFDGIVKIGRTHLQDATPLTLGQEFSGYVAQLDHGIRHVESALPHLYELAQGGTAVGTGLNAHPKFADNVAAAIGKLTGLPFVSAPNKFEVMAGADALVFAHGALKTVAASLNKIANDIRWLASGPRCGLGELSIPENEPGSSIMPGKVNPTQSEALTMLCAQVFGNDVAVNIGGASGNFELNVFRPMIAHNVLQSVRLLADGAQSFNDNCAVGIEPNRERIDTLLNESLMLVTALNPHIGYDKAAQIAKKAHKEGTTLKASALALGYVSEQQFDEWVRPNDMVGRTAG; this is translated from the coding sequence ATGACTGAAGACGTACGCATGGAACGCGACACGTTCGGCGAAATCGCCGTGCCGAACGCTCGCCTGTGGGGCGCGCAAACGCAGCGCTCGCTGCAGAACTTCAAGATTTCGACCGAGAAGCAATCGCCCGAACTGATCACCGCGCTGGCCGTGATCAAGCGCTCGGCGGCCGAGGTCAATCTCGGTCTCGGCGTGCTCGACGAACAGAAGGCCCGCGCGATCATGCAGGCGGCCGACGAGATCATCGACGGCAAGCATGCGGGCGAATTTCCGCTGGCCGTGTGGCAGACGGGTTCCGGTACGCAGACCAACATGAACCTGAACGAAGTGATCGCGAATCGCGCGAGCGAGCTGCTCGGCGGCGAGCGCGGCGAAGCGCGCAAGGTGCATCCGAACGACGACGTCAATCGCGGTCAATCGTCGAACGACGTGTTTCCGACCGCGATGCACGTGGCCGCCGCGTACGCGATCGTCAAGCATCTACAGCCGGCGCTGAAGACGCTGCGCAATACGCTCGACGGCAAGGCGAAGGCGTTCGACGGCATCGTCAAGATCGGCCGCACGCACCTGCAGGACGCGACGCCGCTGACGCTCGGCCAGGAGTTTTCGGGCTATGTCGCGCAGCTCGACCACGGCATCCGTCACGTCGAGTCGGCGCTGCCGCATCTGTACGAACTGGCGCAGGGCGGCACCGCGGTCGGCACCGGGCTGAACGCGCATCCGAAGTTCGCGGACAACGTCGCCGCGGCGATCGGCAAGCTGACCGGCCTGCCGTTCGTGTCGGCGCCGAACAAGTTCGAGGTGATGGCCGGCGCCGATGCGCTGGTGTTCGCGCACGGCGCGCTGAAGACAGTCGCGGCGAGCCTGAACAAGATCGCCAACGACATCCGCTGGCTCGCCAGCGGCCCGCGCTGCGGTCTCGGCGAGCTGTCGATTCCGGAAAACGAGCCGGGCAGCTCGATCATGCCGGGCAAGGTCAACCCGACCCAGTCCGAAGCGCTGACGATGCTGTGCGCGCAGGTGTTCGGCAACGACGTCGCGGTGAATATCGGCGGTGCGAGCGGCAACTTCGAGCTGAACGTGTTCCGCCCGATGATCGCGCACAACGTGCTGCAGTCGGTGCGCCTGCTCGCCGACGGCGCGCAGAGCTTCAACGACAACTGCGCGGTCGGCATCGAGCCGAATCGCGAGCGCATCGATACGTTGCTCAACGAATCGCTGATGCTGGTGACAGCGCTCAATCCGCACATCGGCTACGACAAGGCCGCGCAGATCGCGAAGAAGGCGCACAAGGAAGGCACGACGCTGAAGGCGTCGGCGCTGGCGCTCGGCTATGTCAGCGAGCAGCAGTTCGATGAGTGGGTGCGGCCGAACGATATGGTGGGGCGTACGGCGGGGTGA
- a CDS encoding acyl-CoA thioesterase, producing MSTLPAAPMDRSETTFRFLAEPTSVNFGGKVHGGALMKWIDETAYACAAVWSGRYCVTVSVGNIRFRRPILVGNLVELRARVVATGRTSMHIHVSVQAGDPKGGELLQTTDCLVVMVAVNENGSPVPVPSFVPQTDEHHRLAKYAMDVKEALDAIVELKPEGVAQGKI from the coding sequence ATGAGCACTCTTCCCGCAGCACCGATGGACCGTTCGGAAACCACTTTCCGCTTTCTCGCCGAGCCGACCTCCGTCAACTTCGGTGGCAAGGTGCACGGCGGCGCGCTGATGAAGTGGATCGACGAGACCGCCTACGCGTGCGCGGCGGTATGGTCGGGGCGCTATTGCGTGACGGTCAGCGTCGGCAACATCCGTTTTCGCCGGCCGATCCTCGTTGGCAATCTCGTCGAATTGCGCGCGCGTGTCGTCGCGACGGGCCGCACCAGCATGCATATCCACGTGTCGGTGCAGGCGGGCGATCCGAAGGGCGGAGAGCTGCTGCAGACCACCGACTGTCTCGTCGTGATGGTCGCGGTCAATGAGAACGGCAGTCCGGTGCCGGTGCCGTCATTCGTGCCGCAGACCGACGAGCACCATCGCCTTGCCAAGTACGCGATGGATGTAAAGGAAGCGCTCGACGCGATCGTCGAGCTGAAGCCGGAAGGCGTCGCGCAGGGGAAAATCTGA
- a CDS encoding ArsR/SmtB family transcription factor, producing MTSPITDDHNHFPGLSRIGALLADPGRAAMLWALMDGSARPAGELTMIAGLSPSAASAHLARLTDGGLLAAEVRGRHRYFRIASPEIAASIEALANVAQVSAPQRAAPRPARTVPVEMRYARTCYDHMAGELSVRMFERMLERGLLTQHGASLEATAQGAARFADWGIDLSAQQSRRRRFACTCPDWSVRRPHLGGALGAALLDTWSAHGWVERTERPRVLRITPAGHRYFDAFLAE from the coding sequence ATGACGTCCCCCATCACCGACGACCACAACCATTTCCCCGGCTTGAGCCGTATCGGCGCGCTGCTTGCCGATCCCGGCCGCGCCGCGATGCTATGGGCGCTGATGGACGGCAGCGCCCGCCCCGCCGGCGAATTGACGATGATCGCCGGGCTGTCGCCGTCGGCGGCCAGCGCCCACCTGGCGCGCCTCACCGACGGCGGGCTGCTCGCGGCCGAGGTGCGCGGGCGGCATCGCTATTTCCGGATCGCGTCGCCGGAGATTGCCGCGTCGATCGAAGCGCTCGCCAACGTCGCGCAGGTCAGCGCGCCGCAGCGGGCCGCGCCGCGCCCCGCACGCACGGTGCCGGTCGAGATGCGCTATGCGCGCACCTGCTACGACCATATGGCCGGCGAACTGTCGGTGCGGATGTTCGAAAGGATGCTCGAGCGCGGTCTACTGACGCAGCACGGCGCATCGCTGGAGGCGACCGCGCAGGGCGCCGCCCGCTTCGCCGACTGGGGTATCGATCTGTCCGCGCAACAGAGCCGCCGCCGACGCTTCGCGTGCACCTGCCCGGACTGGAGCGTGCGCCGCCCGCACCTGGGCGGCGCGCTCGGCGCGGCGCTGCTCGATACGTGGTCCGCGCACGGCTGGGTCGAACGGACCGAGCGCCCACGCGTGCTGCGGATCACGCCGGCCGGCCATCGCTACTTCGATGCGTTCCTCGCCGAATGA
- a CDS encoding DUF6600 domain-containing protein has protein sequence MTHATHPTHATQPTRQPTPQRRIAGYTLIAAAVLALAAQAGFAQQIESAPPTAATAATAPDGDPPGRIARLNYTAGAVTTEPAGATDWSYAQINRPLTTGDQLWNDQNARSELHIGSTAIRLGQNTNLDVLNLDDTSAQLKVAQGTLSTHVREVAPGSSYEIDTPNLALGVNGPGDYRVDVAPDGSSTTVTVRDGSAIAYGDGGQVPLAAGQQIRFAGTNLQQLADARAPAPDELDQWAASRDATEDRSVSARYVSRDIPGYEDLDANGTWRDTPQYGEVWTPRATPAGWAPYHDGHWVWQAPWGWTWVDDQPWGFAPYHYGRWVQFDDSWAWVPGPLEAEAPPPVYAPALVAFVGDDDGGVDWGVNLAIGGAIAAGVAWFPLGPGEPWHPHWGGHDRWSPGYYNRVNRATIVNDYHRDVNIHNTYVNYHARGGLTAVPATAFVHGQPVGRFAQKVDPRQWHNARINPGAPGIAPVRESFGSDLRRANYRPPVSVAARPVVATRNPAMPAAYRDDLAQRFAQSGGRVPGGGQPVVRTSVPAHMTGAPGAAPIARVRVVQSHVPGRPPGMAAGTPGTPGAPHGIEQAGQRPADGLAPGSHGDAPQARPGMPPSMAGNGRPPQPGQVEQREPGGRTGQAGQAAQAGPADGHPSNGVPRPPQPGGGNPLAAAQAGAQQHGAPQQWGAVGRSEPAWTRPHPPMAQQTPRADQPGNQPQLGVAHPPENAAAQQQARQPEGRAQPMQPMQAPPHAEPQQQAQQPRFDARPQPMRHPPREQPARPEPQFQQAQQPRPQPMQQPRPEPQQQQVQQPHIEQRPQMQQPRAEPRPQQVQQQRAQPQPQHAEQHGGGNHDEHHKG, from the coding sequence ATGACACACGCTACGCACCCTACGCACGCTACCCAGCCCACGCGGCAACCCACGCCCCAACGCCGGATTGCCGGCTATACGCTGATCGCGGCCGCTGTCCTCGCGCTGGCCGCGCAAGCCGGATTCGCCCAGCAGATCGAATCCGCGCCGCCCACGGCGGCCACCGCCGCCACCGCGCCGGACGGCGATCCGCCGGGACGCATCGCGCGTCTGAACTACACGGCCGGCGCCGTGACCACCGAGCCCGCCGGCGCGACCGACTGGTCGTACGCTCAGATCAACCGCCCGCTCACCACCGGCGACCAGTTGTGGAACGACCAGAACGCGCGTTCCGAGCTTCACATCGGCTCGACCGCGATCCGCCTCGGCCAGAACACCAACCTCGACGTGCTCAATCTCGACGACACCAGCGCTCAACTGAAAGTCGCGCAAGGCACGCTGTCGACGCACGTGCGCGAAGTCGCGCCCGGCTCGTCGTATGAAATCGACACGCCGAACCTGGCGCTCGGCGTGAACGGCCCCGGCGACTATCGCGTCGACGTCGCGCCGGACGGCAGCAGCACCACGGTCACCGTGCGCGACGGCAGCGCGATCGCATACGGCGACGGCGGCCAGGTGCCGCTTGCGGCGGGCCAGCAGATCCGCTTCGCCGGCACCAACCTGCAACAGCTCGCCGACGCGCGCGCGCCGGCGCCCGACGAACTCGATCAGTGGGCCGCCAGCCGCGACGCCACCGAAGACCGCTCGGTATCGGCGCGCTACGTATCGCGCGATATCCCCGGCTATGAAGACCTCGATGCCAACGGCACGTGGCGCGACACCCCGCAGTACGGCGAGGTGTGGACGCCGCGCGCGACGCCGGCCGGCTGGGCGCCGTATCACGACGGTCACTGGGTGTGGCAGGCGCCGTGGGGCTGGACCTGGGTCGACGATCAGCCGTGGGGCTTCGCGCCCTACCACTACGGCCGCTGGGTGCAGTTCGACGACAGTTGGGCATGGGTGCCGGGCCCGCTCGAAGCCGAAGCACCGCCGCCGGTCTATGCGCCCGCGCTGGTGGCGTTCGTCGGCGACGATGATGGCGGCGTCGACTGGGGTGTGAATCTGGCGATCGGCGGGGCGATCGCGGCCGGCGTCGCCTGGTTCCCGCTCGGCCCGGGCGAACCGTGGCATCCGCATTGGGGCGGCCACGACCGTTGGAGCCCCGGCTACTACAACCGCGTGAACCGCGCGACCATCGTCAATGACTATCACCGTGACGTGAATATTCACAACACGTACGTGAACTATCACGCGCGCGGCGGCCTGACGGCGGTGCCGGCGACGGCCTTCGTGCATGGCCAGCCGGTCGGACGCTTCGCGCAGAAGGTCGATCCACGGCAGTGGCACAACGCGCGGATCAACCCCGGCGCACCGGGGATTGCGCCGGTGCGCGAGAGCTTCGGCTCCGATTTGCGGCGCGCGAACTATCGGCCGCCGGTGAGCGTTGCCGCGCGGCCGGTCGTCGCGACGCGCAATCCGGCGATGCCGGCCGCGTACCGCGACGACCTCGCGCAGCGCTTCGCGCAAAGCGGCGGACGCGTGCCGGGGGGCGGTCAGCCGGTCGTGCGGACTTCGGTGCCCGCGCATATGACTGGGGCGCCCGGCGCGGCACCGATCGCGAGAGTGCGGGTCGTGCAGTCTCATGTGCCGGGTCGGCCGCCGGGAATGGCCGCGGGGACGCCGGGTACGCCTGGCGCGCCGCATGGTATCGAGCAGGCTGGGCAGCGGCCCGCCGACGGGCTGGCACCGGGCTCGCACGGCGACGCGCCGCAAGCGCGGCCGGGTATGCCGCCGTCGATGGCCGGCAATGGGCGTCCGCCGCAGCCGGGTCAGGTGGAACAAAGGGAGCCGGGGGGAAGAACGGGACAGGCAGGACAAGCGGCACAAGCCGGACCCGCCGACGGACATCCGTCCAACGGCGTGCCGCGGCCACCGCAGCCGGGCGGCGGGAATCCGCTTGCCGCGGCGCAAGCCGGCGCGCAGCAGCACGGCGCCCCCCAGCAATGGGGCGCAGTCGGACGATCCGAGCCGGCCTGGACGCGGCCGCATCCGCCGATGGCCCAGCAGACGCCGCGTGCGGATCAGCCGGGTAATCAGCCGCAGCTTGGCGTCGCGCATCCGCCTGAGAATGCAGCCGCGCAGCAGCAGGCGCGTCAGCCGGAGGGCCGTGCGCAGCCAATGCAACCGATGCAGGCGCCGCCGCATGCCGAGCCGCAACAGCAGGCCCAGCAGCCGCGTTTCGACGCGCGTCCGCAGCCGATGCGGCACCCGCCCCGCGAGCAACCAGCACGGCCCGAACCGCAGTTCCAGCAAGCGCAGCAGCCGCGTCCTCAGCCGATGCAGCAGCCGCGCCCCGAACCGCAGCAGCAGCAGGTCCAGCAGCCGCATATCGAGCAACGGCCGCAGATGCAGCAGCCCCGCGCTGAACCGCGTCCGCAGCAGGTTCAGCAGCAGCGCGCGCAACCGCAGCCGCAGCATGCCGAGCAGCACGGCGGCGGCAATCACGACGAGCATCACAAGGGCTGA
- a CDS encoding thymidylate synthase, giving the protein MKQYLELVRTILDTGSWQENRTGIRTISMPGAMLRFDLQQGFPAVTTKKLAFKSAIGELIGFLRASRSAADFRALGCKVWDGNANQNEQWLANPYREGPDDLGDVYGVQWRQWPAYKVLDAGASAQLADAQARGFRVITQFDEDGRSKVLLYKAIDQLRQCLDTIMRNPADRRILFHAWNPAALDQIALPACHLLYQFLPNVARREISLCLYIRSNDVGLGTPFNLTEGAALLHLVGRLTGYTPRWFSYFIGDAHIYENQLDMLQQQLTREPYESPQLAISERVPEYAKTGVYEPEWLEKIEPADFSLVGYRHHEPLTAPMAI; this is encoded by the coding sequence ATGAAACAATACCTGGAGCTCGTTCGCACGATTCTCGATACCGGCTCGTGGCAGGAGAACCGCACCGGCATCCGCACCATCAGCATGCCGGGTGCGATGCTGCGTTTCGATCTGCAGCAAGGCTTCCCCGCGGTCACCACGAAGAAGCTCGCGTTCAAGTCGGCGATCGGCGAACTGATCGGGTTTCTGCGCGCATCGCGCAGTGCCGCGGATTTCCGCGCGCTCGGCTGCAAGGTGTGGGACGGCAACGCGAACCAGAACGAGCAGTGGCTCGCTAATCCGTATCGCGAAGGCCCTGACGATCTCGGCGACGTGTATGGCGTGCAATGGCGCCAATGGCCCGCGTACAAGGTGCTCGACGCCGGCGCGAGCGCGCAGCTCGCCGATGCGCAGGCGCGCGGTTTTCGCGTGATCACGCAGTTCGACGAAGATGGCCGCTCGAAAGTGCTGCTGTACAAGGCGATCGATCAGTTGCGTCAGTGCCTCGATACGATCATGCGCAATCCCGCCGATCGACGCATTCTGTTTCACGCGTGGAATCCGGCGGCACTCGACCAGATCGCGCTGCCGGCCTGCCATCTGCTTTACCAGTTCCTGCCGAACGTCGCGCGCCGCGAAATTTCGCTGTGTCTGTACATCCGCAGCAACGACGTCGGGCTCGGCACGCCGTTCAATCTGACCGAGGGCGCGGCGCTGTTGCATCTGGTCGGACGCCTGACCGGTTATACGCCGCGCTGGTTCAGCTACTTCATCGGCGACGCGCACATCTACGAGAATCAGCTCGACATGCTGCAGCAGCAGCTGACGCGCGAACCGTACGAGAGTCCCCAGCTCGCGATTTCGGAGCGTGTGCCCGAGTATGCGAAAACCGGCGTGTACGAGCCGGAATGGCTCGAGAAGATCGAGCCGGCGGATTTCTCGCTGGTCGGCTATCGGCACCACGAGCCGCTGACGGCGCCGATGGCGATCTGA